One genomic segment of Oncorhynchus mykiss isolate Arlee chromosome 10, USDA_OmykA_1.1, whole genome shotgun sequence includes these proteins:
- the LOC110533672 gene encoding WSC domain-containing protein 1, with the protein MATALYRLRCFLRRAQMLLLFLGIAYLMAGSILLLQRSSLTLKTAQPPGDASLPSLMALPAPPTAVRASPGLGLRARSRWAANQGVLGGGGGIKTGRHWPTSRHLGVQHLHHRWFHGLMPDTQEQRGPLQRNKRHKGTYMGCFMHDANERALGGTMLYDLRKMTSSLCQDTCSESGYRFAGLEYGAECHCGNRISSPQAQEEDCSLGCRGERGERGAPCGGVGRLSIYKVEEQLPGQRKFRNVRYSGCFKLPKNITIVFPVYSLQSNSTSQSCIETCTDKEFPLAVLRNPHCYCAWASSLFRLNQRLPPDQPCLETNGTAHTVASTSRADPYYYQVYQTPVLDSRCKERMFLPERSTSLVALSSFPGAGNTWVRHLIELVTGYYTGSFYFDGTLYNRGFKGEKDYWKSGRSICVKTHESGQREIEMFDSAILLIRNPYRSLMAEFNRKCAGHLGYATDKQWRSKEWPEFVESYAPWWASHALSWLQFGRRLLVVHYEDLQRALFPQLRLLTSFLNATITEERLMCAQSNQDGHFKRSGRAQRPSFDPFTAELRSTIDSYIHTVDQALRDRNYSGLPHDYIPR; encoded by the exons ATGGCCACGGCCCTCTACAGGCTGCGTTGCTTCCTGCGGCGAGCTCAgatgctcctcctcttcctggggaTCGCCTACCTGATGGCGGGGAGCATCCTGCTGCTGCAGCGCTCCAGCCTGACCCTAAAGACCGCTCAGCCACCAGGCGACGCCAGTCTCCCTTCTCTCATGGCACTGCCAGCACCTCCCACAGCCGTGAGGGCCTCCCCCGGCCTGGGCCTGAGGGCGCGCTCCAGATGGGCAGCCAACCAGGGTGTGTTGGGTGGTGGAGGGGGCATCAAGACGGGGAGACACTGGCCCACGTCCCGACACCTGGGGGTCCAACACCTGCACCACCGCTGGTTCCACGGTCTCATGCCAGACACGCAGGAGCAGAGAGGTCCTCTACAACGCAATAAAAGGCACAAAG GGACCTACATGGGCTGCTTCATGCATGATGCCAATGAACGAGCCCTGGGGGGAACCATGCTGTATGATCTGCGCAAAATGACCAGCTCTTTGTGTCAAGACACCTGCTCAGAAAG tggtTACCGGTTCGCAGGTCTGGAGTACGGAGCAGAGTGTCACTGTGGTAACCGCATCAGCAGCCCGCAGGcccaggaggaggactgtagcCTGGGctgcagaggggagaggggggagaggggagcacCCTGTGGGGGCGTGGGGCGCCTCTCCATCTACAAGGTGGAGGAACAGCTCCCAGGACAGAGGAAAT TCAGAAACGTCCGCTACAGTGGCTGCTTCAAGTTGCCCAAAAACATCACCATCGTCTTCCCTGTCTACTCCCTCCAGTCAAACTCCACGTCACAGTCCTGCATCGAGACCTGCACAGATAAG GAGTTCCCACTGGCTGTGTTGAGGAACCCACACTGTTACTGTGCCTGGGCCTCATCTCTGTTTAGACTGAACCAACGTCTGCCACCAGACCAGCCATGTCTGGAGACCAACGGCACAGCACACACTGTTGCCTCCACATCCCGGGCGGACCCATACTACTACCAGGTCTACCAGACACCTGTGCTTG ACTCCAGGTGCAAAGAGAGGATGTTTCTACCTGAGAGGTCCACCTCCCTGGTGGCTCTCTCCAGCTTCCCCGGAGCTGGCAACACCTGGGTACGCCACCTGATCGAGCTCGTGACGGGCTACTACACTGGCAGCTTCTACTTTGATGGCACACTTTACAACAGAG GTTTCAAAGGGGAGAAGGACTACTGGAAGAGTGGGCGTAGCATCTGTGTGAAGACCCATGAGAGTGGGCAGAGAGAGATCGAGATGTTTGACTCTGCCATCTTACTGATCCGTAACCCCTACCGTTCCCTCATGGCAGAGTTCAACAGGAAGTGTGCCGGACACCTTGGCTATGCCACAGACAAACAGTGGAGGAGCAAAG AGTGGCCAGAATTTGTTGAAAGCTATGCCCCCTGGTGGGCGTCCCACGCTCTGAGCTGGCTACAGTTTGGCCGTCGCCTGCTGGTGGTGCACTACGAGGACCTGCAGAGGGCACTCTTTCCCCAGCTCCGCCTCCTTACCTCCTTCCTCAACGCCACCATAACGGAGGAGAGGCTGATGTGTGCCCAGAGCAACCAGGACGGTCACTTCAAACGCTCTGGTAGGGCCCAGCGGCCCTCCTTCGACCCCTTCACAGCAGAGTTGAGGAGCACCATTGACTCCTACATCCACACAGTGGACCAGGCCCTGAGGGATAGGAACTACAGCGGCCTGCCGCATGACTACATACCCAGGTGA